A genomic window from Brevibacillus agri includes:
- the dapG gene encoding aspartate kinase — MKILVQKFGGSSLTTEDCRMRAIYHIEKAIDEGYALVVVVSAMGRKGDPYATDTLLQLVRSNGNQLPRREMDMLMHTGEIISATVMCSMLNSRGIKATILTGGQANIVTSDDFTNAQIMSIDPSRILQDLHAGQVVIVPGFQGRTENWEITTLGRGGSDTTATALGVALQAEMVDIFTDVEGIMTADPRIVEEAQPLEMVTYTEICNMAHLGAKVIHPRAVEIAMQANVPIRVRSTFSDDPGTLVTTMLEIGKKGYSVQDRVVMGIAHVPNITQIKVANKEGYYDTQLQVFKTMATNNISVDFINVNPLGVAYTVHDEMGPKAARLLTDMGYEPQLLPHCAKVSVIGAGMTGVPGVMARIVEALTQEDIQILQSADSHTTIWVLVHEAEMVRAVRALHQQFNLHAHHM, encoded by the coding sequence GTGAAGATTCTCGTCCAGAAGTTCGGTGGTTCTTCCTTGACGACGGAAGATTGCCGGATGAGGGCAATCTACCATATAGAAAAAGCGATCGACGAAGGCTATGCCCTCGTCGTTGTCGTATCGGCCATGGGGCGCAAAGGCGACCCGTACGCAACCGATACACTTTTGCAGTTGGTTCGCAGCAATGGGAACCAACTGCCTCGCCGCGAGATGGATATGCTGATGCATACAGGGGAGATCATCTCCGCGACTGTCATGTGCAGCATGCTCAATTCCCGCGGCATCAAGGCTACTATCTTGACTGGCGGCCAGGCCAACATCGTGACGAGCGACGATTTTACGAATGCGCAAATTATGTCGATTGACCCGAGCCGCATTTTGCAAGACCTGCATGCAGGCCAAGTCGTGATCGTGCCCGGCTTCCAGGGGCGGACAGAGAATTGGGAAATTACGACGCTGGGACGCGGTGGCAGCGACACGACAGCTACAGCTCTCGGCGTTGCCCTGCAAGCGGAGATGGTAGACATTTTTACGGATGTAGAGGGCATCATGACAGCGGACCCGCGCATCGTCGAAGAAGCGCAGCCGCTCGAAATGGTGACGTACACCGAGATTTGCAACATGGCTCACCTGGGAGCAAAAGTGATTCATCCGCGGGCGGTAGAAATCGCGATGCAGGCCAACGTGCCGATTCGCGTTCGCTCTACGTTTTCGGACGACCCTGGCACACTTGTGACGACCATGCTGGAGATCGGCAAGAAGGGGTATTCGGTTCAGGACAGGGTCGTCATGGGGATTGCCCACGTGCCGAACATTACCCAGATCAAGGTGGCCAACAAGGAAGGCTACTACGATACACAACTGCAAGTATTCAAAACGATGGCAACGAATAACATCAGTGTCGATTTCATCAACGTGAATCCGCTGGGGGTTGCCTACACCGTTCACGACGAGATGGGACCGAAAGCAGCGCGGCTCTTGACAGATATGGGCTACGAACCGCAACTGCTGCCGCATTGCGCAAAGGTTTCCGTCATCGGGGCAGGAATGACAGGAGTGCCGGGCGTCATGGCACGAATCGTTGAGGCTCTGACGCAAGAAGACATTCAGATTTTGCAATCGGCCGACTCCCATACGACCATTTGGGTACTGGTGCATGAGGCGGAAATGGTGCGGGCCGTACGTGCCTTGCATCAACAGTTCAATCTGCATGCCCACCATATGTGA
- a CDS encoding dipicolinate synthase subunit B, producing the protein MSMLQGKTIGFGLSGSHCTFEETMPQIKRFVDAGARVIPIVSNTIMTTDTRFGTSQSWQQQLKDLTGEELISTIPQAEPLGPSKLLDVMVIAPCTGSSTSRLANAITDSAVLMAAKATMRNLRPLVIAISTNDGLGLNAANIAKLLAAKNIYFVPFGQDAPDKKPNSLVARMDLLLETCEAALEGRQLQPLLIERFNY; encoded by the coding sequence ATGAGCATGCTGCAGGGAAAGACCATTGGCTTTGGATTGTCAGGATCGCATTGCACGTTTGAAGAAACCATGCCGCAAATCAAGCGGTTTGTGGACGCCGGAGCGAGAGTGATTCCGATCGTTTCGAATACGATCATGACGACGGACACGCGCTTTGGAACCTCGCAGAGCTGGCAACAGCAGCTCAAGGATTTGACAGGGGAGGAACTGATTTCGACGATTCCCCAGGCAGAACCTTTGGGACCTTCAAAATTGTTGGACGTGATGGTGATTGCTCCCTGCACGGGCAGCTCGACCAGCCGTCTGGCAAATGCCATCACCGACAGCGCGGTACTCATGGCTGCCAAGGCGACCATGCGCAATTTGCGACCGCTTGTCATCGCAATCTCCACCAATGATGGTCTGGGATTAAACGCTGCCAATATTGCCAAGCTGTTGGCGGCGAAGAATATCTATTTCGTGCCGTTCGGGCAGGATGCTCCGGACAAAAAGCCAAACTCGCTCGTTGCCCGCATGGACCTGTTACTGGAAACATGCGAGGCGGCATTGGAAGGTAGGCAATTGCAACCCTTGCTCATCGAAAGATTCAACTACTAA
- the dapA gene encoding 4-hydroxy-tetrahydrodipicolinate synthase, translated as MARFGRLVTAMVTPFNEQLQIDFDKTERLIDHLIANGTTGIVLSGTTGESPTLSRAEKLELFRHAVAYAKGKCHIIAGTGSNDTASSIEFTQEVQSIGVDAVMVVAPYYSKPSQEGLYAHFKALAESTDLPVMLYNVPGRSVVNMTAETTLRLAKLPNVVCIKEASGNLGQMAQIIEHAPEGFELYSGDDGLTLPILSIGGVGIVSVASHVVGPQMTEMMDAFFQGKHAEAASIHRKLMPVFEGLFAYPSPGPTKVALEKLGVSVGGVRLPLVELNEQEKAFVHSLFA; from the coding sequence GTGGCACGTTTTGGTCGGCTGGTTACCGCCATGGTAACGCCTTTTAATGAACAATTACAGATTGATTTCGATAAAACGGAGCGCCTGATCGATCACCTGATTGCCAACGGGACGACAGGCATCGTACTGAGCGGAACGACAGGCGAGTCGCCGACGCTCTCCCGCGCGGAGAAGCTGGAACTGTTTCGCCACGCCGTTGCGTATGCAAAAGGCAAGTGCCACATTATCGCCGGAACGGGCAGCAACGACACCGCGTCCAGCATCGAGTTCACCCAGGAGGTTCAGTCCATCGGCGTAGACGCTGTCATGGTTGTGGCTCCTTACTACAGCAAGCCGTCCCAGGAAGGTCTGTACGCTCATTTCAAAGCATTGGCAGAGTCGACGGACCTCCCTGTCATGCTGTACAACGTACCTGGCCGCTCGGTTGTGAACATGACGGCAGAGACGACCTTGCGTCTGGCAAAGCTGCCCAACGTCGTTTGCATCAAGGAAGCTTCCGGCAACCTGGGTCAGATGGCGCAAATTATCGAGCATGCTCCGGAAGGCTTCGAACTGTACAGCGGTGACGATGGCTTGACGTTGCCCATCCTGTCGATTGGCGGGGTAGGCATTGTCAGTGTGGCGAGCCACGTTGTCGGCCCGCAAATGACCGAGATGATGGACGCCTTCTTCCAAGGAAAACACGCGGAAGCGGCGAGCATTCACCGCAAACTGATGCCTGTGTTTGAAGGGCTGTTCGCGTATCCGAGCCCGGGGCCGACCAAAGTCGCGCTGGAAAAGCTCGGCGTTTCCGTGGGGGGGGTACGTCTGCCATTGGTGGAGCTGAACGAACAGGAAAAAGCATTTGTTCACTCGTTGTTTGCCTAA
- a CDS encoding ribonuclease J, translating into MAKSNHSVLIFALGGVGEIGKNMYVVQSGDDIVVIDAGLKFPEEEMLGIDMVIPDITYLEENRDKVRGIIITHGHEDHIGGLSYVLKHLKVPVYATKLTLGLIDAKLKEAGILNETKRVLINSDSEVVLGKMKATFFRVNHSIPDCVGVCLETPEGYVVHTGDFKFDQTPINNQAADLAKMAMIGDRGVLCLLSDSTNAERPGFTGSERSVGIAIKDVFSKATGRIVVSTFASNVHRIQQVVDAAVQFNRKLTVVGRSMQNVINISRELGYLFVPEGLIVESDEINKLPAEQVVILSTGSQGEPMSALTRMARSAHRKIDILPGDTVIIAATPIPGNEKYVARTIDQLSRIGADVIYGGHGPNGTVHVSGHGSQEELRLMLNLMKPKYFIPVHGEYRMLKMHSLLAEQVGIPEENIFLLDNGDTVEISGGRARYGPKVHAGNVLIDGLGVGDVGNIVLRDRKLLSQDGILVVVVTLSKQNGTILSGPDIISRGFVYVRESEELLDEANRIVTQTLVKCMEENVNEWSSLKNNVKESLGRYLYEQTRRRPMILPIIMEV; encoded by the coding sequence TTGGCAAAGTCGAATCACTCTGTTCTCATTTTCGCCCTGGGCGGAGTCGGCGAAATTGGGAAGAATATGTATGTGGTACAAAGCGGGGACGACATCGTAGTGATTGATGCCGGATTGAAATTCCCGGAAGAGGAAATGCTGGGAATTGACATGGTGATTCCGGACATCACCTACTTGGAAGAGAACCGCGACAAAGTTCGGGGTATCATTATTACGCATGGACACGAAGATCATATCGGCGGCCTCAGCTATGTGCTGAAGCATTTGAAAGTCCCGGTTTATGCGACAAAACTTACCCTCGGCCTGATTGATGCAAAATTGAAAGAAGCGGGTATTCTAAACGAAACGAAGCGAGTATTGATTAACAGCGATTCAGAGGTCGTCCTCGGAAAAATGAAAGCGACTTTTTTCCGGGTGAATCACAGTATTCCGGATTGTGTGGGAGTATGCCTGGAAACGCCTGAAGGCTACGTCGTCCACACAGGAGACTTCAAGTTCGACCAAACACCGATCAACAACCAGGCTGCCGATCTGGCAAAAATGGCCATGATTGGCGATCGTGGTGTATTGTGCTTGCTGTCTGACAGTACGAATGCGGAACGGCCTGGATTTACCGGATCGGAACGCTCTGTCGGCATCGCGATCAAAGACGTCTTCAGCAAGGCGACGGGACGAATCGTCGTCTCTACCTTCGCGTCGAACGTGCACCGCATCCAGCAAGTCGTGGATGCAGCCGTGCAGTTCAACCGCAAGCTGACAGTTGTCGGCCGGAGCATGCAAAACGTCATCAATATCAGCAGAGAGCTGGGCTATTTGTTCGTTCCGGAAGGCTTGATTGTCGAGAGCGACGAAATCAACAAGCTGCCTGCTGAGCAAGTCGTTATTTTATCTACTGGAAGCCAAGGAGAGCCAATGTCTGCGCTCACACGCATGGCCCGATCCGCCCATCGGAAAATTGACATCCTTCCAGGAGATACGGTCATTATTGCAGCGACCCCGATTCCGGGAAATGAAAAGTATGTAGCGCGCACGATTGACCAGCTTTCAAGAATTGGCGCTGATGTGATTTATGGCGGCCATGGACCTAACGGAACCGTCCACGTCTCCGGTCATGGCAGTCAGGAAGAACTGCGACTGATGCTGAATTTAATGAAGCCTAAGTACTTTATTCCCGTTCACGGCGAATACCGGATGCTGAAAATGCATTCCTTGCTGGCTGAACAGGTGGGCATTCCAGAGGAGAACATCTTTTTGCTGGATAACGGCGACACGGTGGAAATCTCCGGGGGCCGGGCGCGTTATGGCCCGAAAGTCCACGCAGGCAATGTCCTGATTGACGGCCTGGGTGTCGGCGATGTTGGAAACATCGTACTTAGAGATCGCAAATTACTGTCCCAAGACGGCATACTGGTAGTTGTCGTTACACTCAGCAAACAAAATGGCACGATTTTGTCTGGTCCAGACATCATCTCTCGCGGTTTCGTCTACGTGCGTGAATCCGAGGAACTGCTGGATGAAGCGAATCGCATAGTGACCCAAACACTTGTCAAGTGCATGGAAGAAAATGTAAACGAATGGTCATCCCTCAAAAACAACGTAAAAGAATCATTGGGACGTTATTTGTACGAGCAAACTCGTCGCCGTCCGATGATCTTGCCGATTATCATGGAAGTGTAA
- a CDS encoding YlmC/YmxH family sporulation protein, whose protein sequence is MRLSELGGKEIIGLDNGEKMGVISDSDLVIHPENGVIQSIILPGGSFFGFGKKREDLVIPWSSIVKIGPDMVIISLAQVETQATQK, encoded by the coding sequence ATGCGGCTTAGCGAACTGGGCGGGAAGGAAATCATCGGTTTGGACAACGGGGAAAAAATGGGGGTCATCAGCGACTCCGACCTCGTCATCCACCCGGAAAACGGCGTCATTCAGTCGATCATTTTGCCCGGCGGCAGCTTCTTTGGCTTCGGAAAAAAACGGGAGGACCTGGTTATCCCGTGGAGCTCGATCGTGAAAATCGGTCCGGACATGGTCATCATCTCGCTTGCGCAGGTAGAGACACAAGCTACGCAAAAGTAG
- a CDS encoding YlzJ-like family protein yields the protein MILYSIIPTETVFANMDQVEKQELEEITNGHATMLVERTGPYEGRIVRLISPDPQDYLKAHYAPGQKVQFHPEWLV from the coding sequence ATGATTTTATACTCGATTATCCCGACGGAGACGGTTTTTGCCAACATGGACCAGGTGGAAAAGCAGGAACTGGAAGAGATTACGAACGGCCATGCGACTATGCTGGTGGAGCGGACCGGACCGTATGAGGGAAGAATCGTCAGGCTGATTAGCCCGGACCCGCAAGACTATTTGAAAGCCCATTACGCTCCCGGACAAAAAGTTCAGTTTCACCCCGAATGGCTCGTCTAA
- the dpsA gene encoding dipicolinate synthase subunit DpsA, with protein sequence MLTGIHVAFIGGDARQLEVIKRCIQLDASVTLVGFDNLESNFTGATKRPLTCDVLKDVDALILPIVGTDDQGFVESIFCSKQLQLLDQHVESLPKHCVVYTGMAKPYLKKLLASKQTPLVELLDRDDVAIYNSIPTVEGALMMAIQNTDITIHGSQSIVLGLGRTGLSMARALHALGARVRVGARRQEHLARIYEMGLTPFPISELKQQVTNADFIFNTVPQLLLTAEIIAQMPQSAFILDLASKPGGTDFRYAERRGIKALLAPGLPGIVAPKTAGQILAQILSRLIAEQRRTRGEST encoded by the coding sequence ATGCTAACCGGCATACATGTTGCCTTCATTGGCGGAGACGCTCGCCAGTTGGAAGTCATCAAGCGATGCATTCAACTGGACGCCAGTGTCACGTTAGTTGGCTTCGACAACCTGGAAAGCAATTTTACAGGGGCAACGAAGAGACCATTAACATGCGATGTGTTGAAAGACGTGGACGCCCTCATCCTGCCCATCGTAGGAACCGATGACCAAGGCTTTGTGGAAAGCATCTTTTGCTCGAAACAATTGCAGCTTCTGGATCAACACGTGGAAAGCTTGCCGAAGCATTGCGTGGTATATACGGGAATGGCAAAACCTTACCTGAAAAAACTGTTGGCATCCAAGCAGACTCCCCTCGTGGAGCTGCTGGATCGCGATGACGTAGCCATCTATAACTCCATCCCGACGGTGGAGGGAGCACTCATGATGGCGATTCAAAATACGGATATCACGATTCATGGATCTCAGTCAATCGTTTTGGGATTAGGTCGAACAGGTTTGTCTATGGCCCGGGCCCTGCATGCACTGGGAGCGCGTGTTAGAGTGGGGGCTAGGCGTCAGGAACACTTGGCACGCATCTATGAGATGGGATTGACTCCCTTCCCGATCAGTGAGCTAAAGCAACAAGTCACGAATGCTGATTTCATTTTTAATACCGTCCCGCAGCTACTCCTCACGGCAGAGATCATTGCGCAAATGCCGCAATCGGCGTTTATTCTCGATCTTGCCTCCAAGCCGGGAGGGACAGATTTTCGATACGCCGAAAGACGAGGCATCAAAGCGCTTCTCGCTCCCGGATTACCTGGAATCGTTGCACCGAAAACCGCAGGGCAGATTTTGGCCCAGATTTTGTCGCGTCTCATTGCGGAGCAGAGGAGAACCAGGGGGGAGTCAACATGA
- a CDS encoding M16 family metallopeptidase, giving the protein MIQRHTCDNGLRIVTERIPSVRSVALGIWVGTGSKYENEKNNGISHFLEHMFFKGTSTRSAKEIAETFDEIGGNVNAFTSKEYTCYYARVLDQHAPIALDVLADMYFDSVFDPEELEKEKNVVIEEISMYEDTPDDLVHDLIAKATYSTHPLGYSILGTEDVLRSLKRDDLLSYINAHYLPTNTVVTVAGNFDDSLIEEIKKRFSGFERPGKLAPLAEPAFAANAIAHNKATEQAHLCLSLPGFKVGHPDVYSLILLNNVLGGSMSSRLFQEIREERGLAYSVYSYHSSYKEAGTFTVYTGTAPEHVGQVFDIVTNVLRDVADHGITDKELNKGKEQLKGSLMLSLESTNSRMSRLGKNELLLERHLSLDEIIAKIDRVSHESVLAVAQELFRSKLAMAMVSPLDGYPSNVKNDLLL; this is encoded by the coding sequence GTGATACAACGTCATACGTGTGATAACGGTCTTAGAATTGTGACGGAACGTATTCCGTCTGTTCGCTCTGTTGCGCTAGGCATCTGGGTGGGGACCGGTTCGAAATATGAGAACGAGAAAAACAACGGGATTTCCCATTTTCTTGAACATATGTTTTTTAAAGGAACGAGTACGCGCTCTGCGAAAGAAATCGCGGAGACTTTTGACGAGATCGGCGGAAACGTAAACGCCTTTACTTCCAAAGAATATACTTGCTACTATGCGCGGGTGCTCGACCAGCACGCTCCGATTGCGCTGGACGTGCTGGCCGACATGTATTTCGACTCCGTATTCGATCCGGAGGAGCTGGAAAAGGAAAAAAACGTGGTCATCGAAGAGATCAGCATGTACGAAGACACGCCTGACGATCTCGTCCACGATTTGATCGCAAAAGCGACTTACAGCACGCATCCGCTCGGCTATTCGATTTTGGGAACGGAAGACGTGCTGCGCAGCCTGAAGCGTGATGACCTGCTCAGCTACATCAACGCCCACTACCTCCCGACGAACACGGTCGTAACGGTTGCCGGCAATTTTGACGACAGCCTCATTGAAGAGATCAAAAAGCGTTTCAGCGGCTTCGAGCGACCAGGCAAGCTCGCGCCTTTAGCGGAGCCTGCGTTCGCGGCAAACGCGATCGCCCACAACAAAGCTACAGAGCAAGCGCATCTGTGCCTGTCGCTGCCGGGCTTCAAGGTGGGGCATCCGGACGTTTACTCGCTCATTTTGCTGAACAACGTCCTGGGAGGCAGCATGAGCTCGCGGCTGTTCCAGGAAATTCGCGAGGAGCGGGGGCTTGCCTACTCGGTCTACTCGTACCATTCCTCCTACAAGGAAGCGGGCACGTTTACCGTCTACACGGGCACGGCGCCTGAGCACGTGGGGCAGGTGTTCGATATCGTGACGAACGTCTTGCGCGATGTGGCCGATCACGGCATCACCGACAAGGAGCTGAACAAAGGGAAGGAACAGTTGAAAGGTAGCCTCATGCTCAGTCTGGAGAGCACCAACAGCCGGATGAGCCGCCTCGGTAAAAATGAGCTGCTGCTGGAGCGCCATCTCAGCCTCGATGAAATTATCGCCAAAATCGACCGCGTCTCGCACGAATCGGTCCTGGCTGTAGCGCAAGAGCTGTTCCGCTCTAAGCTGGCGATGGCGATGGTAAGCCCGCTGGATGGATACCCGTCCAATGTGAAAAACGATCTGTTGCTCTAA
- a CDS encoding ClpP family protease, translated as MSKQPYNQFLNRPPFTSSLANNDKGAASESTPPDGQEPAATPPAEAPAQEDPKKKLLDSISQLGQTNVPQLESNIYCMTIIGQVEGHIQLPPQNKTTKYEHLIPQLVAAEQNSKIEGVLVILNTVGGDVEAGLAIAEMVASMSKPVVTLVLGGGHSIGVPIAVAGTYSFIAETATMTIHPIRLTGLVIGVPQTFEYLDKMQDRVVSFIARHSNISEEKFRELMTRTGELTRDIGTNVIGVDAVKYGLIDEVGGLGKALKKLNELIEKARNGEGRVLQ; from the coding sequence ATGTCGAAGCAACCATACAACCAATTTTTAAATAGGCCGCCTTTTACAAGCTCACTGGCGAACAACGACAAAGGCGCAGCCTCGGAAAGCACGCCTCCGGACGGACAGGAGCCTGCTGCTACGCCGCCTGCGGAAGCGCCAGCCCAGGAAGATCCGAAGAAAAAGCTTCTGGACTCGATCAGCCAATTGGGGCAAACGAACGTACCGCAGTTGGAAAGCAATATTTATTGTATGACCATTATCGGACAAGTAGAAGGGCATATTCAGTTACCGCCGCAAAACAAGACGACCAAGTACGAACACCTCATCCCGCAACTGGTTGCAGCCGAGCAAAACAGCAAGATCGAAGGAGTTCTCGTCATTTTGAACACCGTGGGCGGAGACGTGGAAGCAGGACTAGCGATTGCCGAGATGGTAGCCTCGATGTCCAAACCTGTCGTGACCCTTGTTCTCGGCGGCGGTCACAGCATTGGCGTTCCGATTGCGGTTGCCGGCACGTATTCGTTTATTGCGGAAACGGCGACGATGACGATTCACCCGATTCGGCTGACCGGACTCGTGATCGGCGTTCCGCAAACCTTTGAATACTTGGACAAGATGCAGGATCGCGTCGTCAGCTTTATCGCCCGTCATTCGAATATTTCCGAAGAGAAGTTTCGCGAGCTGATGACGCGCACAGGCGAGCTGACGCGTGACATCGGAACGAATGTCATCGGCGTCGATGCCGTCAAGTACGGCTTGATCGACGAGGTCGGCGGTCTGGGCAAGGCGCTGAAAAAACTGAATGAGCTGATTGAAAAAGCAAGAAACGGGGAGGGGCGGGTTCTTCAATGA
- a CDS encoding aspartate-semialdehyde dehydrogenase, whose product MANQLTYNVAVVGATGAVGQQMIRLLEERNFPIKQLKLLASGRSAGKTVTFKGQEVVLEEATPESFAGIDFALFSAGGGVSKELAPHAVRHGAVVIDNTSAFRMDPDVPLVVPEVNMDAALAHKGIIANPNCSTIQMVAALKPLYDRFGIDRIIVSTYQAVSGAGQSAINELRDQSRDVLDGKEAECHVLPVGKLPVHHQIAFNAIPQIDVFTDNGFTYEEMKMVNETKKIFGDDTVQVSATCVRIPVVYGHSESVYVELKQDYDLNEVRALLENAPGVVVVDAPQEQQYPLATDATGKLDVFVGRLRRDLHHPRGLHMWIVSDNLLKGAAWNTVQIAEELIKARA is encoded by the coding sequence ATGGCTAACCAACTGACTTACAATGTAGCAGTAGTCGGTGCGACTGGCGCAGTCGGACAACAAATGATTCGCTTACTGGAAGAGCGCAACTTCCCGATTAAACAGCTCAAGCTGCTTGCTTCCGGACGTTCTGCCGGCAAGACAGTCACGTTCAAGGGACAAGAAGTTGTCCTGGAAGAAGCTACTCCTGAGAGCTTTGCGGGAATCGATTTTGCCCTGTTCAGCGCGGGAGGAGGCGTGAGCAAGGAACTGGCTCCTCACGCTGTGCGTCACGGCGCCGTCGTAATCGACAACACCAGCGCATTCCGGATGGACCCGGATGTGCCGCTCGTTGTGCCAGAGGTGAACATGGACGCCGCTCTCGCTCATAAAGGAATCATTGCGAATCCAAACTGCTCTACCATTCAGATGGTAGCCGCTCTGAAACCCTTGTATGATCGTTTTGGAATAGACCGCATTATCGTTTCTACTTACCAGGCAGTGTCTGGTGCCGGCCAGTCCGCAATCAACGAGCTGCGCGACCAGAGCCGCGACGTTCTGGACGGAAAAGAAGCAGAATGTCATGTCCTGCCTGTAGGAAAACTGCCTGTTCACCATCAAATTGCCTTCAACGCGATTCCGCAAATTGATGTGTTTACTGACAACGGCTTTACTTACGAAGAGATGAAAATGGTCAATGAAACCAAAAAAATCTTCGGTGATGACACTGTGCAGGTTTCTGCCACATGCGTACGCATTCCGGTCGTTTACGGACACAGTGAGTCAGTTTACGTGGAGCTGAAACAGGATTACGACCTGAACGAGGTAAGAGCTCTCCTGGAGAACGCCCCAGGCGTTGTGGTGGTAGATGCGCCGCAAGAACAGCAATATCCTCTGGCTACGGATGCTACCGGCAAGCTAGATGTGTTTGTCGGCCGCTTGCGTCGTGATCTCCATCATCCTCGAGGACTGCATATGTGGATCGTTTCTGACAACCTTCTCAAAGGTGCAGCATGGAATACAGTACAAATCGCTGAAGAACTCATCAAAGCAAGAGCATAG